AGACCAGGTGTCAGGGCCTGGGTTCCATCTGAAGCCTGTGGACTCCAGGGCTGATGGCTTCCCTTTGCCTCCCCAGTCTGTCTTCAGTGGGCAGAAAACTCACTGAGCATGCCCAGGGGAGCTCGATCCCTTCTACCTGGGAGGTGGGGCTGCAGAGGGACAAGAGTGAAGACTCGGGATCAGGGAGATGGAGGTCAAACCCTGGCTTCAGGGGAAGGGTGAGGAGGGCTGTTCCAAGTAGAGGAGACTGAAAGCAAGAGCCTGGTGCAAGGCTTTCTATCTGGACAGAAGGGGAGTCAGGAGCACATGGCAAGAGGtgaggagagaggaacagaggcaggTTTGGGGCCTGCTGCCAGGGGCAGAAGAGACCATCTTGGCGGGTATCCCACAGGCCTCTAGCTATAGAAGTGCAGGGGACGGACACCCTTGGCAAGAAACCAGATGATGTGACTTGGGACTGCAGGAGGACCCAGAAGCTGAGGCGGGCCTGGAGGGTGAGTGGCAGGAGGAGGCCTCTAGTGAATGGTAGGCCCTGGCAtccccagtgccccccacccaAGTTCTAGCCTTACCTGGGCAGGAAGAGCGGCCCTGTGCATACGTAGACATTTTGGTAGGTGCGGGTCAGGCTGCGGCTGTACTTCTCCAGGTTGTTCCAGGCATTCTGGttgagatggggcacctggttgaaGAAGTGGGGCTCAGACTGTCAGATGCTAAGGCAATGGGTTCAAGGAAGGAGAGACCCCTTTAGGCCACCTGGCCATGAGGGTGGAGCCGGACAGAGCTCAGGGGGTGCTAGCCTGCCCCCAGACGGAATGGGAGGACTAACATCCCAGGCCTCGAAACAGCTTCTCAGATCCAAAAAGCCACACCAAGGAAAGAGGCACTTCTCCCTCTTCAGAGAGAGTAACAAGCTCCCCGCGCCCATCCCCAGGGGCCCATGGGAAGGCACCTTGCCAGCCCTACCCTCTCCCTTTTGAACTTTATGCAGATCCCAGCTTAACTCCTGGGTCTGCTCTTGAGCTCTCCTGTGTCAAGTCAAATGGGCAGGGAACTGTGACACTGGGAGAGCAAAAGTCAGATGGCAGACTCAGACCCCCTGGGCCTTATCCAGAGCCCAAGTCAAGTCTCCAGGCCCTACTTGAACAGGGCCTGAAAGAGGGCACACAGTGACCGCTAACAGCTGGCTTTGCAAATTAACTTCCTCGGACTCCTGGGAGGCAAGGCAGGGTAGTAGGGACAATGGCTCAGGGTCCTCTAGATAAACTGCCCGAGTTTTCTGCTGTGTGACAATGGGCCAgtccctttgcctctctgtgcctcagttccctgctGAATGCCTGCCAAGGGCCGGGAAGTGTGCTCAGTACATTGTACGCATTGTCTTCGGTTCCTTGGCGctgcaaggaaactgaagctcagggaggTGCCCAGAGGCCCACAGCTAAGGTCGGACTGCGGAGCGGGTGCTGGGTGGCCCGGTGTTCAGTGCCTCCCGCCAGGGGCGCGCGGACTAAGCAGCCAAGCGCCTGAGCCGGAGCGCGCGCTCGGCAGCTTCCCCGCTCCGCGCAGCGCAAGCCGAGGCTCCGAGAGTCTTTGAGGGGCCGGGGCGCGGCCGCTACCTGGGGCGCGACGTTGCTCAGGTAGAAGGTGTCCTCCATGGCCTTCTGGCTCCAGCGGTGGTTGGCGGCGGCGGCGAGGTGGCCGCGGTCGAAGCCACTGCCGCGGTAGTCGGCGTTGGTGGCGCGGTGGTACGCGTGCACCGAATCGTCCTCGCGGAAGTCGCACGAGCTGCGGTCGCCGTCGCCACGGAGCCGCTCGGGCCGCAGCTGCTCGACCACCCAGAGCGCGCAGCGGGTGCGCGGGTCGTAGCACAGCACGTACGACTCGCGGCTCTTGAGCTGCGCCAGCCCCGGCAGCCCGTACTTGGCCAGCTCGCCGGTGCCCACCGGGGCCCCGGGCTTCGCGGGCACGGCGGGCAGCTCGGCTGCCGCGGCCACGGGCAGCACGGGCAGCCGGCCCAGCAGCCCCGGCGCCTCCCGCGCGTCCGGCCGCCGTCGGCGCCTCCAGCTCTCGGCCGCCGCGCCCAGCCCCGCGCCCAGCGCCAGGGTCAGGCCTGCCCGCAGCGCTTGCATGGCGGAGAGCGCGGCCGGAGCGGAGGCTGAGAGCGGCCCGCTGCGCCGGGGGAACGCCGCGACCTCCGGCGGCCGACCGCGAGGCTCTTAAAGGGGCCGCGCCGGTCTACGGGGCCCACCGCGGGAAGGAGGCCGGATAGGGGCGCGAGAGGGTGGGATCCTCTTCGTTTCCATTCACGGACGCTTCGAAAATCTAGGGAACCCCAAGAGAGTGAGTCAGGACTGGCGCCGAGCGAATGTCCCGGAGCCCTTTCTTTGCCCTTTTAAGACGCGCGCCGCGAGAGAGAGGGGGCGGGACCGTGCGGGCGTATCACCTCGCTCCTGGTTCGTGACTGGCTgccaccgccccgccccgccccgcccgcccctcaCCGGACAGCACCCCGACCTCCGCGCGGCGGTAAGAGTTCTGACTTAGGCGCGCTGAGAAGTCTCAGGCACTGATCTAATCCGCTTCCACTACTTGACTTAACCTTCAGAAGAGTCTCGAGAGGAAGTTCCTACTTGGCAAAACAAGCGAACAAGGACAAGaccccaggtctgtctgacaCCAAAATCTACCCTCCTACCCACTACACCGTACGTCAAAAGTTCTAGGACATAGGCAAATCCGAGCAACAGGACAAGGATGCAGGCGGCTGGGGAATGGCTGGTTGGGTGGGAAACCGGCACGATTCTAGAACACAGCCTTGCAGTATGTTTAACAGCCTTAAAAGGTTCATACCTTTCAACCTACTTAGAGAGCTGCGCCTAGGAAAATGAATCCGGAATGCTAGGATTTTAAACGCGGCAGTATTACTCCTAATGGAGGGTGAACTAAGCAAAATACCCCAAGTAGAGGCTGGACTCAGACATTTTTCAGTCTTTGAGAATACTATATAGCCCGCAAATATCAGCAACTTGCTTACCACCTAACCTCAGGGATGAGACAGTACGCAACATTTTATCAATAAAACGACAATGATAAAGCAAAGACTAACATGTTCTCAGTGATTTTCTCTAGATTGTGGGCAGTCCAGATTGTATTTACTTGAATTCCAAAATTCTGTCAATCTCAAAAATAACTTGCTGTGTGATCAAGTGCGAAGTACCTCCTTCCCTAGCCCACTGGCCCTTCGTCTGCAGGTGCAAATTGCAATTGTTGAATGAGAAGACTTGAATGGGCTCTTCCAACAAGAATTTCCCAGCCTTTTTCTTTGCCTAATCTCAGTCTCCGGACTCTACCCCTACTCAGATTTGTCCTTCTCTGAGGTCTCAAAGGTTTCAGCCCATCACAACACCAAAGCTCATTGCAAAGAACACATGATTTATTAAAGACAACTTGTCATCAACAGCATTGATTCAAGGaataaaactgatgaaaagaacaaaagcagaCTCACATTCTGAGCCCGCAGCGAGACCTGCTGAGCTCATACAGCCCAATCTCTAAGTGTCCAAAGTCCTGGGGGTAGCTTCCCAATGGGGAAGCGTCAGGCACTCTGGCTCTCAGGTGCCTCCCTGGAGAATCTGGAGAGCTCAGCCCAATCTGGACACGATCCCTCTGCTCTTGACCTTCATCCCAAGGTCAAGGAGAGAGCACTGGACCTAAGCCTGCCAATGAGGCGAATCAGACGCAATGATTCAAGTAGTATGGCCCCAGGAGGGAAAGTAGAGGGACAGGCAAGAGGGAATGCATCAGGTGTCCTGGGCAGAGTCTGCTGCATCCCAGGCTGGGGCCCAAGCCTCAGACTGGGAAGGGGTCAAAGTTGGGACTGAACCACCAGCTGACAAGTTCTGGGAAGAGGTCAAGCCAGGCTGGTGAGTAGTGTGTCTCTGTGCCATGCTGGGGTCTTGCAGTCCGGAGGCCACAACAGCCCTCTCAACACCGGCCCTCCGGTATCCCTTACTCCAGTTCCAGTACAGAGCTCACAGCCCTCCCAGCCGGGACCTGCTGGGAAATCAGGAAGGtcccagaggcagggggagaaaatgCAGACTCTGACTTGGAAAGTCAGAAGACTATCTCCAACGGCTTTTTACCCTCCTGGCCCACCCTTCACCTCCGAATCAAGCACTAGCCAGTCGGCAATAAATAACCAGGGGTCtgaataaatagtaaaaaatctcccaaacacTGTATGTTGGGAGAGGAGGCGGCAAAAAGGCATGTGCACAACGTCCCAAGGTACAGCCTGGTATAGAAGCCACTTGGGGACAGCTCTTCCTGGCCCACAGCCAGGCCTGGGTGGGCAGCACGAAGTCCTGGATGCCAGACTCGGGAAGGCTCTGGGGACAAAAGACCGCTGGCCAGTCTGAGAGCCTGAGGACCCCTGCTACACTGCCCAGCCTTCCAGACACAAGCCACCTGCTTCCtcacaggaggaggaggggtttGGTCAAAATAAGCCCACTCCTCCCACTGCCCAGGGGCAAGAGAAGCCGGCTGCTCCTGCTCAGGGCGCCCTGTCCCAAATCCTGGGGGCAGCCCACGCAGGTGCCCAGGGAAGAAAGGCCAGCAGCTCCTTCACCCTGCTTGGGGGAAACATGCCTTTCCTGGCACTGGCAGGACCCAGGGCTGTTAAGCTCAGCTACCACTGGCCCAGGGAGGCTCCCGTCGCCCGCCCCCGGCCTTTATGGGACTCACCGCCCTGGGCAGGACCTGGAAGCCATGGGAATGACTAGTCTTCTGAAGCACTTGGATCCCAACCCCTGGCACAGTACCATTTGTGCATCCTTTTCCTTTGGGAAACAAGGGCCTTTGCGGGGAACCTCTGGAAGATGCGGTTCTCCCTCAtcgccttcctccagccctgggCGGAAAGGAGGGCAAGGGGCCTTGTGGGCCACCATTTCTCAGCAGCTCTTGGTGTCCAAGATTGTTGTTGGGAGCAGATTCAGGGCCCTCTAGTGAGGCACTGACTCCCTCCCAGTCTGTGGGACCCAAGGGCCTAGGGCTGGGGATGGGAACATACCAAAGCTGACCCCAggggctctgctcagccagaCTCTTCATTCTGTCTCTGGGGTTcatggaagggaggggaggaggggtgaaGTGGCTGGGGATAAGGCACCCcaagagagaagggcagagggaaatggagagaggggcagacagagccaGAGAGTCACACATACTCTGTGAAGGGAGGGAGACCAGGAAGAAAGACCTCGAGGGACCAAAgatacccccacccccctcacacACAGTGACAGACGCACACACAGGAGCAGCAGACACCTGGGggatgaagacacacacacacacacacacacacacacacccatgactacagacagaaacacacactcggtgggagagggacagagggtgtCACCTGGGCCTGGCAGCTTCTTAGCTCCTTCACAGTGTCACCTTCCCCACGGAGAAGCCTAAGCACCAAGAACCAGAAGCGGTTTCTGGCTCATTTGCCCAGCACCTCCTGCAACCAGAGCCCAGAAGATctgagcaggagaggaggaagggagcggCCGAGCACAGGCGGGGGAGGACCCCTGCCAGCTCCCAGTGCCCCCAGTGTGCCCTAGCCCCAAGAAACCACCTCATGAGCTCCAGCCTGGCTCGGCAGCCTGGGCCAAAGGTCCCCCGGGTCgaagagcagggagagagccaGGGCTGGGTGGTTAGAAAGGAGCATGGCACAGTGTGCCCCCAGAGGGGCGCGGCCTAGGGTGAGGGCCAAATGAGGAGGCCTGGAGTGGGCCGGTCCTGCAGCTTCCCCTCGGGCTGGCTGGGATCCCAGAGGCTCCTGTGTGTCCCAGAAGCCACGGTACAGGGGTCGGTGTCTTCTCTCCCAAACCTGGGCCTCTTGCCAGCGGGCTACTTTGAGTCTTGGAGTTCCTTGGCTTTCTGGAGGATCTGGCAGACATCGGTGATGGGATAATCCTAGGTATGGGAAAGGTCAACAATGTGCCTCTGAAGTTAGTCACCCTTCACCACCTCTGCCACAGCCACGCCCCTCCCATGGGCCCTGTCCCGCCCTGGGCCCCCAGCCTCAGGGACAGGGACCACAGGCTACCAGAGGCGGCATTCTGCCCAAACCCCTGCATAGAGTGAACACCACCTGCTGCAGCCCTCACCAGCCCAACCCAATCAGCACCAGCTAGGATCACAGCGTCTTCCTTAGCACcaggaccacccccaccccccatctctctcctgccctcaaaCCCAAGTGCATTCGTAACGAGCCACCTGAGAGCGGACCGGACATTGCTGGCACACTAGTTCACGGGTCACCTCCTCTCTTACAGACCTGGCCAGTCCAGTTACTGCACACCAACCCCAGGCCAGGTGTTGAAGAACGCGAGGCCTGGAGAGGTGGTCACTTGGCTCAGGCATGGCAGCACGAAGACGTGGACCCACAGCTGTCTGCTTTGGCACCCAGGTTCTTAACCCTTATGTGCCCCGTCCTCCCCCAGGCCCGAGCACTCGCACCAACAAGTACTGCGATGGACCCAGGGCCACTGTGTCCCAGTTACAACAAAGCTCTGTAGAGCGTCTGGTCCAGGGATGCCGAGTCATTCACTCAAGGCAACACCACACTCAAGTGGCAGAAGTGGGAGTCAAACCTAGATCCAGCCCAGATCGGCCCAAGGGTTTGGACGCTTATGTCCCAGGTTCCTGACCCCAGCCCATCACAGCAGCTTGTCACCCACGGGCGTGGGTGGGTGCTTGGTAAGCACATGCCTCTCTCGGCTAAAGACAGAGCTCACCACACCAGATCCTATTACCTGCAGGAGCCGCATGTTTATGGTAAAGTCCCCTTCCAGCAACTGCTCCCGGATCAGTCTGAGGGAAACAAGCAGAGAAGTTGCTGGAACCCCAGGCCGCAGAGTGCAGGCCCAGCGggccccttcccactccctcctcccgGCCCGCGGTAGCTCACTCCGCCTGAGGACAGGCCCCGCCAACCCCTCTGCTGTCCGTCACACTCACATGAGCATGGCACAGCAGACCAGGAGGAGGAAGTCGAAACGGTTGTCGTCAGCGAACAGGGAATCCCAGATACGGATGACGTCGGGCAGCAAGAACTCCTGGGACAGCAGCAGCGTCAGCCAGCGGAAGGCGAAGAACTGGGGCTTGATGTTCTGCTCTTGCTGGGGAGACACGGGCATGGGGTGCAGTGCTCGGTTACCACGCGGTGCCAGGCGGCCTATCACACCAGCCACATGTGCCTGGGCCAGGCACACTGAGTGGGCAAaggcactggggtgcctggagaGCCTCAGCCAGCTGAGGGGCAGCCGCTGCTTGCCGCCAGCCAGTGCTGTCAGATCTTCCAATTTgtcaagagaagccagaaatccaaGCTTTGATGTAAGCTCTCTAGATTTACAAGTGATTgctctaattatttttaagatacgGTATGGGTTCAAACCTTGGATTTAGCAGCAGACAGACCCATTATCGGGCACTTACTAAAAAGCCTGGGCTTGTGTTTATTAGCATGTGAAATAGATCATTTCACTTATTTCCGCTACACTACAGCCTTATGGGGCCATCATTCCCCAGAAAGATGAGCCTCTGGTCAGCCCcagggaatattttttttttttaatttttttttttttaaagattttatttatttatttgacagagagaaatcacaagtagatagagaagcaggcagagagagagagagagggaagcaggctccctgctgagcagagagcccgatgcgggactcgatcccaggaccctgagatcatgacctgagccgaaggcagcggcttaacccactgagccacccaggcgccccagccccagGGAATATTAACAGTAAAATTGTTAGGGAAAGCAAAAACATAAttccatttctgtttaaaaagacctgtttatatgtatttttctgttcaaatgatttttgtttatatagAATGTCTCTTCACAAAACTGTTTTCTGAAATAAACAGGGAATGCCAGTCCAGTaactttttagattatttttgatttttaagaatgaCATTCCTACGTTTTTCTCAGAGGACTACCACCAGGCTAAAGGCATCCAGCACACGGTAAACAGCCTATGCCGTGCCTGGCCCATGACGGGCCCCCTGCCCACTTCCTCTTCACACCCAGCCTGCTAGTCTCCACATCAACTGCTGCCTCTGTCTCCTAGTCGTGCCACAGCACTTGGGCCAGCGGTCCCCAGGTGTGGCCACTTTTCATCTCCAGACTCAAGCCAGACCTTGCCCGGGGCCTGGGGTGCTCAGGAGGCCCGCTATCTGTGCCCCGTCCCATCCGTCTGCCTTGGCCCAGGGGTCCTGGTGCCCCTCACCAGTTTCAGGTAGAGTTCCATGTCCTTGTCCTTCAAGGTGGAGTACACCTTTTCCATCTTGTAGGTGATGCCACACTGTGAGTCGTCCAGGCTTTTGATGAAGTTGTCCCGGATCTCAGCCATGAGGTTGGTGAAGCAGAAAAAGGTGTCTGCCTCGGCGTGCTCTGGGcgacaggggcagggggaggacagCTGCAAGGGAACTGATGCTCTCCCGAGTCCCACCCCAACTCTCACTCATAGGACAGCTTCCCGTTACCTCTGAGCCTCTCCGGGCCACCCACCCTCCCGGCTGGACTCGGGCCCTCCTCTCTCCTTGACCATGCTCTACCCCCACACTAAGGACATCATGGCTTCTCATGTCTTCTGGCAACACTGTACTTTCGCTTAGCAGCtatcacatgctcttctgatgACATCTTcccaatcattatttttttatttatttattttttaatttattttttaaacgattttttttttttttaatttgacagagagaaatcacaagtagatggagaggcaggcagagagagagagagagggaagcaggctccccgccgagcagagagcccgatgcgggactcgatcccaggaccctgagatcatgaccctagctgaaggcagcggcttaacccactgagccacccaggcgccccccaatcaTTATTTAATTCCTTGTCAATCATTCAGCTTCCTGTATATTAATCTCATCTCCTCTACCAGGATTTCAGTGATAAATAGAGAGGGATCAGTATGCCTCCAACATTCTAGAAAACCTGAGCTGCAAAGGAACCCGGAGACCATCCAGGTGAACCCCTCCCATCTGATGGAGGGCagatggaggcccagagaagggaagagagttGCACAGCCTGATTAGGCCCATCAGCCTGGCTTTCCTTGGTCCACTTTCCTAGGGAGACGCCAGAGGGATGAGGGCAGCCATGAGCCCTTTTACCTTTCCATTCGCTGTTGGGGTCAGTGGCAAAGGTATAGTAGAGGGGTCCCACGATCTCATTCATGCCCTGCACGTAAGCGATGCCAGGGTTGAGCTTGGCATAGATGAACAGGATGCGCTCCACCACCTCCCAGTGGGCCTCACAGCCGTTGGGCAGCACCTCGTACTCATTCAGGGAGGACGGCGCGGAGTTCTTGTGCGGGGAGCTCATCTGTGGGAGGAGAGGACCCGGGAAGGCAGGCGGCATTACAGATAATGTGTTCAGATATGTTCACCCTTCAGCCTAGACCCAAATTCCAGCTTATGGGGAATACAGAGCAAAGCAGAATGTGTCCAATACCATGAGGAGAAACAAGCAGACAAATCCAGAATGTGGGACATTGTACAAGACAGCTGGACTAAAGTCTAATTTATGGTGATAAAAGCTACAACACTTGCCTCTGAGGTGAGGGCGTACTGACTGGCAAGGGACACTAAGGAACATTctagatgatggaaatgttcagtGTCTTGACTGGGTTGGCAGCACAAGATATGGACATAAGAAAAAGTTCACCCAGCTGTACACTTCAGATCTGGCATTTTATTGCATGTAAGttatactttacttttttttttcttttaagattttatttatttgagagagagtgaaagcaatcacagagggagagggatctcagaggagaaggagaagccgactcactgctgagcagggagcccaatgcccagctcgatcccaggacctggagatcaggacctgagccaaaggcagacgcttcaccgactgagccacccaggtgccccatattttactttttaaaaaaatctttaaacaggagtgcttgggtggctcagtcagttaagcatacagCTCTGGATTTCAGcgtaggtcatgacctcagggtcctagagCTGAGCCCTCTATCAGCTGTGAGTCAGACTCCCCGCatagtggggagtctacttgtctccATCTCCCGTGCTTCTCTTCCCACTGGCTcacgtgcatgcacactctctctctaaaataaattaaaaataacaacaacaacaacaagaaccaACCTTTAAATAACAGGCAACTGGCCCAGATTCTTCAGAAAGTCAAATACTACACCTGGGGGGACAGTGGAGGCCGCCCTAGATCACAAGACTACAGAAACGTAACATCTCCATGCAACATATACACCTTGACTGGGTCCTGGCTGGGagtcaaacaataaaaatattctcagcaCCATGGAGGACACCTGACCATGGCCTGGATACTGGATGTTAGTGTGGaattattaattttcatagaTGTGATGGTGGTTAAGGAGGAGGAGGTGCTCGCTCCCAGGAGATGCCTGCTGACATACCTGGGGAGCGAGGGTCAGGCCACGTGCAACTCACTCCATACAGAATATACCCACAAGTTCAGCAGGAAGTTAACAACTGTTGAATTCAGGTGCAAAGTATATAGTTGAGTACTGTACTCTTCTTTCAACTTCTCTGCaagtttcagattttctctctctctctttttttttttttttttgaagtttgattCATTTAAATCATCTCTACATCCAAGGTGGGActcgaattcacaaccctgagattgagagtcccatgttctacctgctgagccagccaggcgctcctcAGATTCTCCATTAAGAAAAAgttagaggggagcctgggtggctcaggaggtcaagcatccaactcttggtttcggctcaggtcatgatctcagggtggtgggctccggccccacaccaggctccacactaagcagggagtcggcttaagattctcttcctcttcctctgcacgtCCCCTGAGTGCACACgtacactccctctctctctcactctctctaaaacaaatcttaaacaaaaaagaaaagaaaggaaaagaaaaagttggcaGTAAACAGAAGAAGATCCCTGCTCCAGGGGGCCATTCGTAAAGCAGGGCAGAGGTCTCCAACAGCAGGTGCCAACAGGAGCCTCAGGGGCTCTGCGAGGAGTCAGGTGCCAGAGTTCCCAGGGTGAGAGAGCTACAGGCCAGTGCGGGCAGGGACAGCGTATGGAGCCGTCCCCGAAGCACAGGGTCCCGAAGACCAAGTCCCTCTCCCTCCTATGCACATGCATCCACGTGTGCTCATACACACATCGTTAATATTTCCTGAGAGTTTGCCGAATGCAAGACGGCGCTCTACAAGCCATCAAATCCTCTGTACAATCGACGTTATCTGCTCGATGTTATTTTcacaatgaggaaactgaggctcagaaatgttaggtcactcgggacgcctgggtggctccatcagcgaagcatctgccttcggctcgggtcatgatctctgggtcctggattaagtcccaagtcaggctccctgctcagtgaggagtccgcttctccctccctctctgcccttcccccctgctcgtgctctctaataaataaataaaatattaaacaaacaaacatgctgGGTTACTCATCAACTGCTCCCATTATGTAGCAGCACCCAGAGTGGCTGACCACAGGGCCCGGAGCCAAGACCTCAGAGAAGCGCTTTCCAGCCTTCCCAAAATCTACAGAGCCACAAGCTCATTTCAACCTCTGGCCAGTTTAAAAGCCAGGAGGTTGGAAATGATTATGTCCAGTTTATAGAAGAGGAGACGGAAGCCCAGGAAGGTCACCAGGTATTACTGTCCCAAAGTTAGATGGATGCTCAACTAAACTGTCCAACCACAGGCTCCGAGGTCCAAGGATGAAGCTTCTGGTCAGGTTCTCTGCCATGAGGACCAGACTGGAACCTAAAGTGGGTAAGACCTTGGCTCTCAAACCCCCAATTACTATAGTGAAATGAATGAAGTCAGATCCCCACCTTGCCCTATAGCCAAGACATCAGCAGTAAGTAAGAGGGTCACCCACAAAACCAAGCATTCTGTCCCAGAAtgggggaccctgggatcagttGTAACTGCCCTTGTCACCTCTGAAGTAGAAAATGGCTGCTCTCCTAGAGACACAGAGACCTCATCAGTCATTCTACTTGGGAGGCCAAAAGCTTCTGAAATTATGTCATTAGTTTGTTGGGAGATTCCAGAGAAGGGTTTTTCCACTGTTGGAGGACAATGAAAAATTTTGAGGAACAATTTGGGAGTTCCACATAACAAAGCACAGGTGTAAATCAAAGAACAAGGCAATATGCTTCATCTGGCTACAAGCAACTTCTCAGAGTTACAGAATCTGCTAGAAGAACGAGATTCAAACACTCAGCATGACTTGGCCAGTACAAGTCCTATTAATTCTAGCTCCTGGaacagctggctggctcagtgagcaGAGTAcacgattcttgatctcagggaggTAAATCTGAACaccacactgggtacagagacgacttaaaaaaataagatcttaaaaaaaaaaaattctagctccTAAGTCTCTCAGCTCTACCCCAGCCCCCCATTCTACCCTGGCCCTCACATGCCTTTGCCTGGAGAATGCAGCTGCCTCCCAACCTCCATTCCTACCCCTCCGATCAATACCCTCATGGGGCCCACTGCAGTCCTTTCCAGAAGCAGACCCGAATGGTGTCACTGGCCTGCCAGGAATGCTGCAAGGCTCCGCAGCCCTCAGGACCAAGGCCCCAGCCAGCCTCGACACCACTGATCTTGCCAGCATCCTCCGGCAGCCCTGCCTCTAGCCAGGCTGGACACCCCCAGTCCCTGAACACACCACAGCTCTCTCCTGCCTGAAGCCTCCACGTatgccctcctctcctcctggaATGAGCTTTCCTCCTAGTTCTTGGGGGCTCAGCTTAAATGTCATCTCCTCAGAGAAGTCGTGGCCAGGCCAGGGCAGGTCAGCTCCCCACCGCCATCACTGCTCCCACCATACTTTCCCCATCAACAGGTAGTTACTTTCTCAAGAGCCATCTCCTCTGCTGCTCCTACACTGCACAGCAGGGCCCTCCCCCGGAACCCCTGACACCCAGCTTTTGGAGACCTGACTTGTACAAGGAACCCCAGAGGTGGACCTGGCAGGACCAAATTACCCAAAGTCGCTCTGGGTAACTGTCAGGGCAGATGGTCGGAGGCCTGATGGCCAGTGGCCAGGGCTCCAAGGGAGGCATGGAGGAAAAGGTCC
The DNA window shown above is from Mustela erminea isolate mMusErm1 chromosome 12, mMusErm1.Pri, whole genome shotgun sequence and carries:
- the ENDOG gene encoding endonuclease G, mitochondrial, with product MQALRAGLTLALGAGLGAAAESWRRRRRPDAREAPGLLGRLPVLPVAAAAELPAVPAKPGAPVGTGELAKYGLPGLAQLKSRESYVLCYDPRTRCALWVVEQLRPERLRGDGDRSSCDFREDDSVHAYHRATNADYRGSGFDRGHLAAAANHRWSQKAMEDTFYLSNVAPQVPHLNQNAWNNLEKYSRSLTRTYQNVYVCTGPLFLPRTEADGKSYVKYQVIGKNHVAVPTHFFKVLILEAAGGQIELRSYVMPNAPVDEAIPLERFLVPIESIERASGLLFVPNILARAGSVKAITAGCK
- the TBC1D13 gene encoding TBC1 domain family member 13 isoform X1, giving the protein MSSLHKSRIADFHDVLKEPTIALEKLRELSFSGIPCEGGLRCLCWKILLNYLPLERASWTSILAKQRELYSQFLREMIIQPGIAKANMGVSREDVTFEDHPLNPNPDSRWNTYFKDNEVLLQIDKDVRRLCPDISFFQRATEYPCLLILDPQNEFETLRKRVEQTTLKSQTVARNRSGVTNMSSPHKNSAPSSLNEYEVLPNGCEAHWEVVERILFIYAKLNPGIAYVQGMNEIVGPLYYTFATDPNSEWKEHAEADTFFCFTNLMAEIRDNFIKSLDDSQCGITYKMEKVYSTLKDKDMELYLKLQEQNIKPQFFAFRWLTLLLSQEFLLPDVIRIWDSLFADDNRFDFLLLVCCAMLILIREQLLEGDFTINMRLLQDYPITDVCQILQKAKELQDSK
- the TBC1D13 gene encoding TBC1 domain family member 13 isoform X2, which gives rise to MIIQPGIAKANMGVSREDVTFEDHPLNPNPDSRWNTYFKDNEVLLQIDKDVRRLCPDISFFQRATEYPCLLILDPQNEFETLRKRVEQTTLKSQTVARNRSGVTNMSSPHKNSAPSSLNEYEVLPNGCEAHWEVVERILFIYAKLNPGIAYVQGMNEIVGPLYYTFATDPNSEWKEHAEADTFFCFTNLMAEIRDNFIKSLDDSQCGITYKMEKVYSTLKDKDMELYLKLQEQNIKPQFFAFRWLTLLLSQEFLLPDVIRIWDSLFADDNRFDFLLLVCCAMLILIREQLLEGDFTINMRLLQDYPITDVCQILQKAKELQDSK